CTTAAAGACAGAAATAAGTTGCTAAAATGCTGGTTCTGTTTTGTGGTTGTGTTTTGGAGCCAACGTTGAGAAGAATATGAGTGTGTGACATAATAATTAATATTGTGTTTGTAGACAACATCCTAATGAGGTAGGTGGCGAGCATTAAATATTCAGTAAATCATCCTCAGTCTTCATATCTCCTGTCGGGAGAAAATTTTACGAAAACCAACTCAACTGTTCAATTCAATTGGTCAGGTAGACAATCTTAAGTTGGAGTTTCCTTTTGATTAATACAAATCTACGTAGAGGTTCCAGAACATCTTATTGATATACCATCAAAGCATGCTGTTTTGTGTTAGGGTTCTGCACTTTACATAAAAGAAGCTGatagttaaatgaaaaaaagtcagACTTAAGCATTTTCCAGTTCAAATGCGGTATGGAGTACCCTAGCTCCATCTTCAACATGAAATTGCTGCAATAGAAGATGTTATTGATATACCATCAAAGCTTTGATAACCTTATTTTCTTGCGGAAAATCTTTGTTGAGTTCAAATGTGGTGTGCAGTTAGTTCACTAGCTCGATCTTCAACATGAACTTGCTGCAACACAAATCTTATTTTGGAGGAATTAGGGAAACTATGGTAGATCTCCATTTGAAGGCTGAGCCAAGGGGGAAGCCTGCATGGGCTCTCGCCCCACCTcgaaatcttaaaaaaaaaattaacatgtaaatttcaaaaaattttacttgtcatatatataaaaattgatatttcggTCTGTGTCAAAACTTAGAAACTTTAAATTCAGCCTGCctgattgaaaatttttggctctgcccaGTCCAACTACGTCTTTAACCAACaattttactttgtttttgGCTTGGTGCACCTTAGGATCGTCAATGGCTCAAGGAGGGGGCTGCAGTACCTTTCATGCCGGACCGGCAACCCGATCGACGATTGCTGGCGGTGCGACCCGAATTGGGCATCAAACCGGCAGCGGCTCGCCGACTGCGCGATCGGGTTCGGCAAGAATGCAATTGGAGGAGGGAATGGAAGGATTTATATTGTGGACGACAATGGGGACGACGACCCAGTGAACCCCAAGCCCGGCACACTTAGGTATGGGGTGATCCAAACCGAGCCCTTGTGGATCATCTTTGCCCGGGACATGGTGATACAGCTCCAGCAGCAACTGGTCATGAACTCACACAAGACCATAGACGGCCGCGGTGCAAGCGTTCACATAGCCAATGGCCCATGCATCACCATCCATGATGTCAGCAACATCATCATACATGGCATCCACATCCATGATTGCAAGCCATCACCTCCAGGCACCATAAGGGACTCTCCTCAGCACGCTGGTCGCTGGATCGAATCGGACGGCGATGGCATCTCCATATTTGCATCTAGGGACATCTGGGTCGACCATTGCTCCCTCTCCAACTGCCATGATGGGCTCATTGATGCCATTCATGATTCCACGGACATCACCATTTCCAACAACTACATGACCCATCATGATAAGGTCATGCTCTTGGGCCATAGCGACGCTTACCTGCCGGATAAAGCCATGAGAGTTACTGTAGCCTTTAATCACTTTGGAGAGGGCCTTGTCCAAAGGATGCCTAGGTATGTCCCACAaactcttcatcttcttctaaatATTTAGATGatgatatataatattttatgatgaTATATAATATTTCATCTGATATTTAAttctttttgagtgggagagaCTTACCACCCGTGAAAGAGCCGAAGCTTTTATCCAACACTTTATCTTCTTAGCACTGTTTTTGGTGTCTCGAGATGTCGTCCCCTCTGTACTTCAACTTGTACATCAGTGGTCATACTTTTACACTACATGAGGTTGACGCTATTAATACTCGACATGAATACTGACCACCTAACACCACATCTCAAGCTGTTGCACTAACCTAATAGGGGACCAACTTCTATGTAATTAGATGATGATATttcctttcttccctttcttttgaaaattttcgcTTACTCATGCATatatcattgaaaaaaaaagtctaattATCATATACTTGTGAATGTCCACTGCTTTAATTTGCTTACATCTACCAAGTAAAGATGTCAAGGTGAAGCACTTTATTTTGGAGAATTTTAAGAGGTTAAATGCTTGCTCGGATTACACattttaaaaccaagttttcacaaaatcCAGTTGTACGTAGAAACTTGATGTCTTAATTGGGTTTTTAAATAGAAGAACAGCTTatttttgctttgtgtaatttagtttttgttttgaatgatAATAACTTGTTTTCTGTGAGAATCTATTAAACTTGATAAATAAGAGGAAGAACAGGTTTTGAGTTTTCATTCTGAAAAAATTGGAGAGCagctttttcatttgaaaatctgTTTCCCTCGAACCAAGCCTATGAAAAATTCAGATTACAGCAGTGTTGCGAATGTCATATTCAGAAGCTCGTTTCTTAGATGAAAATTACctccttttatttcaaaagttgaCTAACTTTTGTTTTCTAATGCCTTGTATCAGGTGCAGACATGGATTTTTCCATATTGTGAACAATGACTACACTCACTGGGAAATGTACGCCATTGGTGGGAGTGCGGACCCTACGATCATCAGCCAGGGCAACAGATTTCTTGCACCCAATACTCGATTCGATAAAGAGGTGATCATCCTAGATTTTGCGTAATACATCAATTTCATACTGTGCTTAATTCTTGTGCATTGGTCGATAGCAAAATTTTATAATGCTACTTACATGCAgtactcttttttatttttattataagcTTATGATCTACTGTTTCACAAATTATAATGGgtatttctcaaaatctttcatgaGAAAAAGGGTCAGCAAATCATCCAAAGgcttaagagaaaaaaggaTCACATGATTTGGATCAGGTGATCCAGTTTCAGAATGGATTGAAAATCATCAGTCTAAACTTCTTCAACTCATAAATTCCAATCTACCATTCACCAACGCTTTTCTTAGAATACACAAGAGTGAAAAGTTCACATGTAAGTCTTATACATATATGGTTACATTTGCCAAACGAGGACATTAAATAATTCTGATGCATGAGTTGAATTTTCTTCTGAAGAGAGTGTGTTTGTGTGTGATAAACAATTCAAATTGCATTAGAACTTAATAGTAAGAAACCAAGGATTTTCAAGAGACATTGGATTCGAAGCATCTCAGTgaatcattaaaaattttacagaaaGAAACATATCTGTAATAAGCGACAAAGACGATCAGGGGCTAAGAGAACTCGAATTTCGAGGCGTGTTGTCCGCACGCTAGTGTTCCCTGGAGAGTGATGTGATGATCGTAAATGAAGTCAATGACGACAACTGGGTGGCAGGTAACGAAGCGGGAGAACGCACCTGAGAGCGAATGGACGCACTGGAACTGGGTCTCGGAGGGCGATCTCATGCTGAACGGAGCCTACTTCCTTCCGTCGGGCTCAGGCGCAGGGGCGGCTACCAGCTACGCGAGGGCTGACAGCCTCAGCGCCAGGCCGGCCTCCTTCGTCCCCTACGTCACCGCCTCCGCCGGAACCCTCACCTGCAGGAAGGGAAGCCAATGCTAGCGCGGCCGGAGCTCTACCGGCAATCACTCGCCAACTTCTGCTGGTGGTGGCAGAAAGGGCTAGCGCAACGAGTGAATGAGTTGCAACAGGAGTATCTCCTGTTcaaagtttttttctcttttcctttttgtcttttccCCCTCAAAAAGTTTGTACTGAACTCTCCACCTCGATAGATTGCATGCTTCGGGGTAAATAGCTTAGAAGGCTGTGTAGGACGAGTTGATGTGATCCCACTGTGCTATGTTCCCTGTCTGTGGGGAGGCACTGTTCATCACATTGGGGTTAATTTACATGCTTTATTATCTCTCttttcatatataatatatacatatatatatatgtatatatgtatgacaAGAAATATGTTCTTCTACTTAATTTTACAACAACATTACAAAGACGCACCCAACAATGGGTTAACAACAAATCAAATCAGCATCTAACTTTTGGGCATCTGCCTGTGTGCGGTGAAACCCGTCAATGCAAAGTGAAGAAAATGCATTCGGCAAGACGGGAAGCATGTCTGCCGATTCACCGGCAGGCAGAACAGAAATGTTTTCTTCACCTTCTACAGACACAACAAAACTCCATTTTAGTAGACTTGAAATCGAGTTTCCTAATTAATCTAGCAATAAAGAACTCAAATCATTCAAAAAGTTAATCTATTCTCTGCTAAAAAATCAACTGTCAATGACTCAATACATCAGTAGGTTGCTTTTTAGGGGCATTGCCTAACTGCTCGGGTTAGATTCTGTCAAAAAGAAGGTGTCTTGTTCGATTGTTGTAGGCATTGTTCCTCAAGTGTGGCATTCATTCAAGTTAATGATACACTGCTGCACATCGAAACAGCTCAAGAACCTAAAAACAGGAAAACATGGAAGCCTTCAAGAACCTAAGAACAGGAAAATACGGAAGCCTTCAGTTTTGGTTACATACGGTGAGATGAACCTTTCTCCTACCCAGAATGGATTTTAGCATGATTTTTGCTACATCTAACCACTAATCTCTGTTCAGTCACTGGAAAAGTGATTCACATGATTTCAAGAGCGTAGATCCACTAAGCAAAGTCAAATCGACGGTAAGAAGATCAGGTCGACGTTTGAGAAAATGCGGGCGAGATGccttttttctcaacaaaattcaaaatttgatccTCTTATTTCAATGAATCTACATCACATAAAGAACAATGGCAGTTTTTTGACTTTGCATACTGGGGTTTCACCACCCACTGGTGCGTCTGATTTGGCATAATAGAAAAGGGTTGAGATTTAAGGCTCGGCATGGGGTCGGGCCGTTGGTGGGTTCTAGGTATCCAGCCAAAACTCAGGCCCAGACCAAGAAAAAAAGGGCACCGAGCCCGCCCGATAATTTATCGAGCCAGCCCGGTTGACTCGACAAGCTCGGGTGAGTTCGATActgtaatatttattttattaatatatatatatatatatataatgccccaaagacaaaaaaaaattcgcTTTCGCCTCCTGACAAGCAGCTGTTGGCCCAACTAAGTGCACCAAACCCATTGAATTTGTAAAAAATGTGTCTgtaatttctttcttgttgcctttcattctctctctctctctctctttttgatcTCTCTTCTTATCTCGAATAAAAATTTACGCTAAAGTTTTAGGCAAGTTAGGCCGGCAAATATAGGTCTGAATTTGAACATAATTGCATATATACAATTCAATTGAGATGAATCTGGTAGGGGCTAGCTGGTTTCGACTAGAACCTTGTTCGAGCTAGTAAATATGCCGCTCGTAGCCTGTTTGCTCCAATACATGCACTCGGAcaatctttcatttcatctgtGATTCTAACCTAATCAATTCTGTTTCCGAACAAAAACTTAGGGGCAATATATATCTTCAAACTTtacaatttcacatgtttttggGTCACCAAAGATCTTAGATCTAGAGCTGATTTTAAAACCTCAGATCTGAGATCTGAGaggttttaaaaacttttgtttaATGCACTTCCTCAAccttctttctctcctcctctcaCTACCTTCATGTGTGGATCATCTGAAATCGAAACTTGGcaaccaacaaaagaatcttGTTTTCTTGTAAGTTGTATAAGTTGTTTGTTATACCAGTACCAGACACGTATAAGTGCAAAACAAAACAGGTCCAGAtccattttttattctcattttttcatttgagtccAGTCTTAGGAACTCGAATCCTGTTGATGGAATTGATACCATGAACTCGAACCCTCATTAGAATCCAAATAAATTCCTTTGATTTGAGATTCCTGAATTTCAGCATTCTcacaaatctgaaatctgaagTTCTTAAATCTACATTTTGATAAACCTCAAATTTTCTCCGTAAATTCGACCTCAGATCTCATATCTGAGGCTATCAAGTGCAACATTAGTTTGTGTCTGTTTTACAACGGACCTAAAATCCACAGCAATCTAAAATTTAATATCTTAAATCCATAAATTTAATATCAGACCACCAAccaccttaaattcatggtttttaacatgaatgAAGTCTATGTTattgtttaaactgaagatttttcaaatcacacatttttatcaaataaaatgcaatctatttatttattgtttgaaCATTATAAACAAATGGCCACATGACAGCTTCAcgtaaaaaatatatatatatatatatccaggcATCATGTCTTTTTCAGTAGATATGTCCTGTGTTTAAACGCTAGGTGAGTTTATGAACCCTACATCGACGCCAGCTGCTGTGCGGCAGATATGATGAGAATAGGCCTGCATATATACACAGCGTTTATTATTCCTTCAAGACTCCTAGGCATTG
This window of the Nymphaea colorata isolate Beijing-Zhang1983 chromosome 2, ASM883128v2, whole genome shotgun sequence genome carries:
- the LOC116248151 gene encoding pectate lyase-like; the protein is MANPAFLLFSLVISLFLVSCISSRTPSQRRADQIVKDEEKIVNGSRRGLQYLSCRTGNPIDDCWRCDPNWASNRQRLADCAIGFGKNAIGGGNGRIYIVDDNGDDDPVNPKPGTLRYGVIQTEPLWIIFARDMVIQLQQQLVMNSHKTIDGRGASVHIANGPCITIHDVSNIIIHGIHIHDCKPSPPGTIRDSPQHAGRWIESDGDGISIFASRDIWVDHCSLSNCHDGLIDAIHDSTDITISNNYMTHHDKVMLLGHSDAYLPDKAMRVTVAFNHFGEGLVQRMPRCRHGFFHIVNNDYTHWEMYAIGGSADPTIISQGNRFLAPNTRFDKEVTKRENAPESEWTHWNWVSEGDLMLNGAYFLPSGSGAGAATSYARADSLSARPASFVPYVTASAGTLTCRKGSQC